A stretch of the Nicotiana tabacum cultivar K326 chromosome 6, ASM71507v2, whole genome shotgun sequence genome encodes the following:
- the LOC107801146 gene encoding ferritin-1, chloroplastic-like codes for MLLKAAPAFALLNTQGENLSPLFSSSKSFSPKNGNRFVVSASKATNHKPLTGVVFEPFEELKKELMLVPAVPDTSLCRQKYSDDCEAAINEQINVEYNNSYVYHAMFAYFDRDNVALKGLAKFFKESSLEERQHAEKLMEFQNKRGGRVKLLSICAPPTEFDHCEKGDALYAMELALCLEKLTNQRLLNLHAIASRSNDVHLADFLESEFLVEQVDAIKKISEYVAQLRRVGQGLGVWQFDQMLLNEGAAA; via the exons ATGCTTCTCAAGGCGGCACCAGCTTTTGCTTTGTTGAACACCCAAGGGGAAAATCTGAGCCCTTTGTTCTCATCTTCGAAGAGCTTTTCCCCAAAAAATGGAAATCGGTTCGTTGTTTCTGCTTCAAAGGCGACGAACCACAAGCCCTTGACCGGCGTTGTCTTTGAGCCCTTTGAAGAGTTGAAGAAGGAGTTGATGCTTGTACCCGCTGTTCCTGATACCTCTCTTTGCCGCCAGAAGTACTCCGATGATTGCGAAGCTGCTATTAATGAACAGATCAA TGTGGAATACAATAATTCATATGTTTATCATGCGATGTTTGCCTACTTCGATCGAGACAACGTTGCTCTCAAGGGTCTCGCCAA gtttttcaaGGAATCTAGTCTAGAGGAAAGACAGCACGCTGAGAAATtgatggaattccag AACAAGCGCGGTGGGAGGGTGAAGCTGCTGTCTATCTGTGCGCCACCTACTGAGTTTGATCACTGTGAGAAGGGGGATGCATTGTATG CAATGGAGCTCGCACTTTGTCTGGAGAAGTTGACGAATCAAAGGCTTCTAAACTTGCACGCT ATAGCTTCACGAAGCAACGATGTGCATTTGGCTGATTTTCTTGAAAGCGAGTTCTTGGTTGAACAG gtGGACGCAATCAAGAAGATCTCAGAATATGTTGCTCAGCTGAGAAGAGTTGGCCAAGGACTTG GTGTCTGGCAGTTCGATCAGATGCTGCTGAATGAGGGAGCTGCTGCTTGA
- the LOC107801145 gene encoding uncharacterized protein LOC107801145 isoform X1: MVKLAINLIILLLLPVFLQSNAGESSFDVRKHLATVSRYNVSKDISANSFVSFEIPDQCTPIHLNLVARHGTRAPTKKKIRELEALAAHLEVLVRDAKEQKQSLEKIPAWLLGWSSPWKGKLTGGELISEGEDELYHLGIRVGEKFPDLFSEEYHPDVYSIKTTQVPRASASAVAFGMGLFNGRGKLGPGRHRAFAVTSESRASDIVLRFHDCCQSYKAIRKSQEPNVDKLKEPVLDEITLELVRQYGLNFTKQDVSSLWFLCKQEASLLNITNRACSLFSPSEVSLLEWADDLELFILKGYGDSLNYRMGVPLLEDVVHSMERAIKAKEEGYAPGTYEKARMRFAHAETLLPFSCLIGLFLEEPEFELIQREQSLELPQKPPKTRNWRGSVVAPFAGNNMLVLYSCQLGNSSKYFVQVLHNEYTIALPGCNSSSFCPFEVFKERIAAPHLKHDYNMLCNANMQQGQQNSASSKLSQIFSWLFSLKNAGSPAQKVEL, encoded by the exons ATGGTGAAGCTTGCAATTAATCTCATCATACTGCTACTCCTCCCTGTTTTCTTACAATCAAACGCTGGTGAATCCTCCTTCGATGTTCGTAAACACCTTGCCACTGTATCCAG GTATAATGTTTCCAAGGACATATCAGCGAATTCATTCGTATCTTTTGAAATTCCAGATCAATGTACACCTATTCATTTGAATCTAGTG GCAAGGCATGGAACTCGTGCACCAACGAAGAAAAAGATAAGGGAATTAGAAGCTTTGGCTGCTCATTTGGAAGTCCTTGTACGTGATGCAAAAGAACAGAAGCAATCTTTGGAGAAAATTCCCGCTTGGTTATTGGGGTGGAGCTCTCCTTGGAAAGGAAAACTTACAGGTGGAGAGTTGATCAGTGAAGGAGAAGATGAATTATATCATCTTGGAATCAGAGTTGGGGAAAAATTTCCAGACCTTTTCAGTGAGGAATACCACCCAGATGTATATTCAATCAAGACTACCCAG GTTCCTCGGGCATCAGCTAGCGCTGTGGCATTTGGGATGGGGCTATTTAATGGAAGAGGGAAGCTTGGACCAGGAAGGCATCGAGCTTTTGCTGTTACCAGTGAAAGCCGTGCAAGTGACATAGTTTTGAGATTTCATGATTGTTGTCAAAGCTACAAG GCTATTAGAAAAAGTCAGGAGCCAAATGTAGACAAGCTCAAAGAACCTGTATTGGATGAAATTACTCTTGAATTAGTCAGGCAATATGGGCTTAATTTTACGAAACAAGATGTGTCTTCTTTATGGTTTCTCTGCAAACAG GAAGCATCCTTGTTGAACATCACCAATCGAGCTTGTAGTCTGTTCAGTCCATCTGAG GTTTCTTTGTTGGAATGGGCTGATGATTTGGAGTTGTTCATTCTGAAAGGCTATGGTGATTCACTAAATTATCGAATGGGAGTGCCACTGCTTGAGGATGTTGTTCACTCAATGGAACGGGCAATTAAAGCTAAAGAAG AAGGATATGCTCCAGGGACCTATGAAAAGGCAAGAATGCGTTTTGCTCATGCAGAAACTCTGCTTCCCTTTTCATGCCTGATCGGGCTCTTTCTTGAAGAACCTG AGTTTGAACTGATACAAAGAGAGCAAAGCTTGGAACTCCCGCAGAAGCCTCCTAAAACTAGAAACTGGCGGGGAAGTGTAGTGGCTCCTTTTGCCGGAAATAACATGTTAGTCCTGTACAGCTGCCAATTAGGCAACTCTAGCAAGTACTTTGTGCAAGTGCTACATAATGAATATACCATCGCATTGCCA GGTTgcaacagttcaagtttttgcccatttgaagtgtttaag GAAAGAATAGCTGCTCCTCACTTGAAGCATGACTATAATATGCTTTGCAATGCAAACATGCAACAGGGACAGCAGAATTCTGCTTCCAGTAAGTTATCACAAATATTTAGTTGGCTTTTCTCGCTGAAGAATGCTGGTTCACCGGCTCAGAAAGTCGAGTTATAG
- the LOC107801145 gene encoding uncharacterized protein LOC107801145 isoform X2 has protein sequence MVKLAINLIILLLLPVFLQSNAGESSFDVRKHLATVSRYNVSKDISANSFVSFEIPDQCTPIHLNLVARHGTRAPTKKKIRELEALAAHLEVLVRDAKEQKQSLEKIPAWLLGWSSPWKGKLTGGELISEGEDELYHLGIRVGEKFPDLFSEEYHPDVYSIKTTQVPRASASAVAFGMGLFNGRGKLGPGRHRAFAVTSESRASDIVLRFHDCCQSYKAIRKSQEPNVDKLKEPVLDEITLELVRQYGLNFTKQDVSSLWFLCKQEASLLNITNRACSLFSPSEVSLLEWADDLELFILKGYGDSLNYRMGVPLLEDVVHSMERAIKAKEEGYAPGTYEKARMRFAHAETLLPFSCLIGLFLEEPEFELIQREQSLELPQKPPKTRNWRGSVVAPFAGNNMLVLYSCQLGNSSKYFVQVLHNEYTIALPGCNSSSFCPFEVFKERIAAPHLKHDYNMLCNANMQQGQQNSAST, from the exons ATGGTGAAGCTTGCAATTAATCTCATCATACTGCTACTCCTCCCTGTTTTCTTACAATCAAACGCTGGTGAATCCTCCTTCGATGTTCGTAAACACCTTGCCACTGTATCCAG GTATAATGTTTCCAAGGACATATCAGCGAATTCATTCGTATCTTTTGAAATTCCAGATCAATGTACACCTATTCATTTGAATCTAGTG GCAAGGCATGGAACTCGTGCACCAACGAAGAAAAAGATAAGGGAATTAGAAGCTTTGGCTGCTCATTTGGAAGTCCTTGTACGTGATGCAAAAGAACAGAAGCAATCTTTGGAGAAAATTCCCGCTTGGTTATTGGGGTGGAGCTCTCCTTGGAAAGGAAAACTTACAGGTGGAGAGTTGATCAGTGAAGGAGAAGATGAATTATATCATCTTGGAATCAGAGTTGGGGAAAAATTTCCAGACCTTTTCAGTGAGGAATACCACCCAGATGTATATTCAATCAAGACTACCCAG GTTCCTCGGGCATCAGCTAGCGCTGTGGCATTTGGGATGGGGCTATTTAATGGAAGAGGGAAGCTTGGACCAGGAAGGCATCGAGCTTTTGCTGTTACCAGTGAAAGCCGTGCAAGTGACATAGTTTTGAGATTTCATGATTGTTGTCAAAGCTACAAG GCTATTAGAAAAAGTCAGGAGCCAAATGTAGACAAGCTCAAAGAACCTGTATTGGATGAAATTACTCTTGAATTAGTCAGGCAATATGGGCTTAATTTTACGAAACAAGATGTGTCTTCTTTATGGTTTCTCTGCAAACAG GAAGCATCCTTGTTGAACATCACCAATCGAGCTTGTAGTCTGTTCAGTCCATCTGAG GTTTCTTTGTTGGAATGGGCTGATGATTTGGAGTTGTTCATTCTGAAAGGCTATGGTGATTCACTAAATTATCGAATGGGAGTGCCACTGCTTGAGGATGTTGTTCACTCAATGGAACGGGCAATTAAAGCTAAAGAAG AAGGATATGCTCCAGGGACCTATGAAAAGGCAAGAATGCGTTTTGCTCATGCAGAAACTCTGCTTCCCTTTTCATGCCTGATCGGGCTCTTTCTTGAAGAACCTG AGTTTGAACTGATACAAAGAGAGCAAAGCTTGGAACTCCCGCAGAAGCCTCCTAAAACTAGAAACTGGCGGGGAAGTGTAGTGGCTCCTTTTGCCGGAAATAACATGTTAGTCCTGTACAGCTGCCAATTAGGCAACTCTAGCAAGTACTTTGTGCAAGTGCTACATAATGAATATACCATCGCATTGCCA GGTTgcaacagttcaagtttttgcccatttgaagtgtttaag GAAAGAATAGCTGCTCCTCACTTGAAGCATGACTATAATATGCTTTGCAATGCAAACATGCAACAGGGACAGCAGAATTCTGCTTCCA CATGA